The following are from one region of the Hydrogenimonas sp. SS33 genome:
- a CDS encoding molybdopterin-binding protein, whose amino-acid sequence MHFYQVIIGTEILNRRRKDRHFDFLTEELLRRGETLYASFVIEDDKPLIEKVFQLVKSDPESVLFSFGGIGSTPDDLTREIAAKVFTGAPLKLHGEAKRRILQQFGEEAYPHRIHMAELPQNAGLLDNPVNNVPGFSIDNRFFFTPGFPSMAHPMVREALDRLLPHARPLVRRTFTALRSENDLIEMMQKVPGNVSLSSLPAFCGDKRIAVISLSGKEEESVEKWYKAFIDFMKERNIPWVEGDRHDDPDLCHADD is encoded by the coding sequence ATGCACTTCTACCAGGTCATCATCGGAACCGAAATTCTCAACCGGCGCAGAAAAGACAGGCATTTCGACTTTCTGACGGAGGAGCTGCTCAGGCGTGGGGAGACCCTCTACGCCTCGTTCGTCATCGAGGACGACAAGCCGCTCATTGAAAAGGTATTCCAACTCGTCAAGAGCGACCCGGAAAGCGTACTCTTCAGTTTCGGGGGCATCGGATCCACGCCCGACGACCTGACCAGGGAGATTGCGGCGAAAGTCTTTACGGGCGCTCCTCTAAAACTCCACGGAGAGGCGAAACGCCGCATTCTGCAGCAGTTCGGAGAGGAGGCCTACCCCCACCGCATCCACATGGCGGAGCTTCCCCAAAATGCCGGTCTGCTCGACAATCCGGTCAACAATGTCCCCGGTTTCAGCATCGACAACCGCTTCTTTTTCACGCCGGGTTTTCCGAGCATGGCCCACCCGATGGTCCGGGAGGCGCTGGACAGGCTCCTGCCCCACGCCCGCCCGCTCGTTCGCAGAACCTTCACGGCGCTCAGAAGCGAAAACGACCTGATCGAAATGATGCAGAAGGTCCCGGGCAACGTCAGCCTCTCTTCCCTGCCCGCCTTCTGCGGCGACAAACGCATCGCCGTCATCAGCCTCAGCGGCAAAGAGGAGGAGAGTGTCGAAAAGTGGTACAAAGCTTTCATCGATTTCATGAAAGAACGGAACATCCCCTGGGTCGAAGGAGACCGCCACGATGACCCTGACCTATGCCACGCTGACGATTGA
- a CDS encoding phosphoglycolate phosphatase, producing the protein MKQFRVQAVLFDLDGTLIDSVPDLAAGVNAMLAYYALPPLGEEEVRMMVGNGATVLVTRALQKCGAGERVSLEEALARFMEAYRERMCDRTRCFDGVAETLQSLKERGKRLGIVTNKPYRFVPPILEHLGIESCFGAVLGGDSLPQKKPDPAPLVEGARMLGTEPQKALMVGDSSNDIRAAKAAGMPCVGVCYGYNYGESIEAEAPDATIDRLDKLLEIVL; encoded by the coding sequence ATGAAACAGTTTCGAGTCCAAGCCGTCCTGTTCGACCTGGACGGCACCCTTATCGACAGTGTTCCCGACCTTGCGGCGGGTGTGAATGCCATGCTGGCCTACTATGCCCTGCCGCCGCTTGGCGAAGAGGAGGTGAGGATGATGGTGGGTAACGGGGCGACCGTACTGGTGACGCGGGCGCTGCAAAAGTGCGGCGCGGGGGAGCGTGTCTCTCTGGAAGAGGCGCTTGCCCGATTCATGGAAGCCTATCGGGAGCGGATGTGCGACAGGACCCGCTGTTTCGACGGCGTGGCTGAAACGCTGCAAAGCCTCAAGGAGAGAGGGAAACGTCTGGGCATCGTCACCAACAAACCCTACCGTTTCGTGCCGCCCATACTGGAGCATCTGGGCATCGAAAGCTGTTTTGGTGCGGTTCTGGGCGGCGATTCCCTGCCTCAGAAGAAGCCGGACCCTGCGCCTTTGGTGGAAGGGGCACGGATGCTGGGGACGGAGCCGCAAAAGGCTTTGATGGTGGGAGACTCCTCCAACGACATCCGTGCCGCCAAGGCGGCCGGCATGCCCTGCGTGGGGGTCTGCTACGGATACAACTACGGCGAATCGATCGAGGCGGAAGCGCCGGATGCGACGATCGACCGACTGGATAAGCTGTTGGAGATCGTGCTGTGA
- a CDS encoding META domain-containing protein: MKRQLLIAVTALLAFAGCTAKTQPSLPTQGASAPLEGVRWQLTGFSDHAVTVPQKAWMRLEKGRYVGFAGCNGLSGSYKLDGNKISFTMDPSTMPACPDMKGETLFRKRLLESDRFKIGSGMLKLYGGKKVLLVFLPRESEEK; encoded by the coding sequence ATGAAACGACAACTCCTTATCGCTGTGACGGCCCTCCTTGCGTTTGCCGGCTGTACGGCGAAGACCCAACCCTCTCTCCCGACGCAGGGCGCGTCGGCCCCTCTGGAGGGGGTGCGCTGGCAGCTGACCGGCTTTTCGGACCATGCCGTGACGGTTCCGCAGAAGGCGTGGATGAGACTTGAAAAGGGCAGATACGTCGGATTCGCCGGCTGCAACGGCCTGTCGGGAAGCTATAAGCTCGACGGGAACAAAATCTCCTTCACGATGGACCCCTCGACGATGCCGGCGTGCCCCGACATGAAAGGGGAGACGCTTTTCAGAAAACGGCTGCTCGAAAGCGACCGGTTCAAAATAGGAAGCGGGATGCTGAAACTCTACGGCGGGAAAAAGGTATTGCTGGTTTTTCTGCCCCGAGAGAGTGAAGAAAAATAG
- the ppa gene encoding inorganic diphosphatase: MDISKIGSGECPDKVHALIEIPYGSNIKYEIEKESGAIFVDRVLYSAMFYPANYGFVPNTLADDGDPIDILVLNDYPVQAGSVIKCRLIGVLMMEDEAGMDEKLLAVPVSKIDPSYDSVETFEDLPQATLNKIKNFFETYKMLEPNKWVKVKEFRGKEEAAKLLEAAIKNYK, from the coding sequence ATGGATATTTCAAAAATCGGCAGCGGCGAGTGCCCCGACAAGGTACACGCCCTCATCGAGATCCCCTACGGGTCCAACATCAAATACGAAATCGAGAAGGAGAGCGGCGCGATCTTCGTCGACCGTGTGCTCTATTCGGCCATGTTCTATCCGGCCAACTACGGCTTCGTGCCTAACACCCTCGCCGACGACGGTGACCCGATCGATATTCTGGTCCTCAACGACTACCCCGTTCAGGCGGGTTCGGTCATCAAGTGCCGGCTGATCGGGGTCTTGATGATGGAAGACGAAGCGGGCATGGACGAAAAGCTCCTGGCGGTTCCCGTCTCCAAAATCGACCCCTCCTACGACAGTGTCGAAACCTTCGAAGACCTGCCCCAGGCGACCCTCAACAAAATCAAGAACTTCTTCGAAACCTACAAGATGCTCGAACCCAACAAATGGGTCAAGGTCAAAGAGTTCCGCGGTAAAGAGGAAGCCGCCAAACTTCTGGAAGCGGCGATCAAAAACTACAAGTAA
- a CDS encoding nitronate monooxygenase: MELKPVKIGKYELKYPIIQGGMGVGISWDRLAGHVSLEGGLGVISSVGTGYYQNKAYADKLVAGRPLETDNFYSKKALFKIFENARKICGDAPLASNVLYAINDYGRVVTDSCEAGADIIITGAGLPTNMPEFTADFPDVALVPIVSSAKALRLICRRWEKRYNRLPDAVILEGPLSGGHQGFTYEQCFMEEYQLENLIPSVVEEANRWGEIPVFAAGGVWDKNDIVRCIGLGAAGVQMGTRFIGTHECDANDNFKEILLKAKKEDILLLKSPVGYPARGVRTNLIDLVEKREGPAIKCISNCVAPCKRGVEAKEVGYCIADRLSDAYMGDKELGLYFSGANGYRLNELISVKELMHKLVHGE, encoded by the coding sequence GTGGAACTCAAACCCGTCAAAATCGGCAAATACGAGCTCAAATACCCCATCATCCAGGGGGGCATGGGGGTCGGCATCAGCTGGGACCGGCTGGCCGGGCATGTGAGCCTCGAAGGGGGGCTAGGTGTCATCAGCAGCGTCGGGACCGGCTACTATCAGAACAAGGCCTATGCCGACAAACTGGTGGCGGGACGGCCGCTGGAGACGGACAACTTCTACTCCAAAAAAGCGCTCTTCAAGATCTTCGAAAACGCCCGCAAAATCTGCGGGGACGCGCCTCTGGCGAGCAACGTGCTCTACGCCATCAACGACTATGGACGGGTCGTCACCGACTCCTGCGAAGCGGGGGCGGACATCATCATCACCGGTGCCGGCCTTCCCACCAACATGCCCGAATTCACCGCCGATTTCCCCGATGTCGCCCTGGTGCCCATCGTCAGCTCCGCCAAGGCGCTGCGGCTCATCTGCCGGCGCTGGGAGAAGCGTTACAACCGGCTTCCCGACGCCGTGATCCTGGAAGGGCCCCTCAGCGGCGGTCATCAGGGATTCACCTATGAACAGTGCTTCATGGAGGAGTACCAGCTCGAAAACCTGATTCCCTCCGTCGTGGAGGAGGCGAACCGGTGGGGAGAGATCCCCGTCTTCGCCGCCGGCGGCGTCTGGGACAAAAACGACATCGTCCGCTGCATCGGACTGGGGGCGGCGGGCGTGCAGATGGGAACCCGTTTCATCGGAACCCACGAGTGTGACGCCAACGACAATTTCAAAGAGATTCTCCTGAAGGCGAAAAAGGAGGATATTCTCCTGCTCAAGTCGCCGGTAGGATACCCTGCACGCGGCGTGCGGACCAACCTGATCGACCTGGTGGAGAAGCGGGAGGGCCCCGCCATCAAATGCATCAGCAACTGTGTCGCCCCCTGCAAACGGGGGGTCGAGGCGAAAGAGGTGGGCTACTGTATCGCCGACCGCCTCAGCGACGCCTACATGGGAGACAAAGAGCTGGGGCTCTACTTCTCCGGCGCCAACGGCTACCGCCTCAACGAGCTGATCAGCGTCAAAGAGCTGATGCACAAACTGGTTCACGGAGAGTAA
- a CDS encoding RelA/SpoT family protein, which translates to MNPALEPFINIVKAVKTVDEAETLLFDAIEPTEHVKEALSFARKAHEGQFRKSGEPYIIHPILVGAITATISSDETMVVAALLHDVVEDTACTIDEIRSRFGEDVARLVEGLTKIVEIRENELIPSGSDEKLVTSALTFRKMLVCSIDDVRVLVIKLCDRLHNMLTLDALPPKKQHRIAEETLVVYAPIAHRLGIAALKNKLEDLSFYYLFPREYAKIDDFVTSHAQDFQIKLNDFIAKVKRLMVHNGFKKDSFEVFGRVKHYYSIYLKMQRKGISIDEILDLLAIRILVPQPIDCYRSLGILHLHFKPLIARFKDYVALPKENGYQTLHTTVFDDTSIIEAQIRTFEMHKTAEFGIAAHWKYKLDEESHVNVEWLRNLQYQNESIEEFYELVKNDLYSEDISVFTPAGDQISLPRGATVLDFAYAVHTQVGERATAALVNKKAATLLTELKNGDLVRIITADEPIYHCTWIDAVKTSRAKSHMRMRCNQRRKEIDRMSAVNILMATFGISAAETEAWIAEQGVEEQIYRVARDVTFYREMVNRFNQQRKARSFIPNFLPRPMKSLRKFKFENFVIHAAEHISNVEFDYCCHPKRNDPIVAFRFGHKAVVHHKFCEKAYGLIEKHTPMLFVEWNENRLYRYRILFSLKDEKGALAKLLAFLAKIDTNLLSIKLGEGTAQSNYCEMVIESGESSLTRLRSLLERRYKVIEMVSLSDAYKQHP; encoded by the coding sequence ATGAACCCGGCCCTTGAGCCTTTTATCAACATCGTCAAGGCGGTCAAAACGGTCGACGAGGCCGAAACCCTGCTCTTCGATGCCATCGAACCCACGGAGCACGTCAAAGAGGCGCTCTCTTTTGCCCGGAAGGCGCATGAGGGCCAGTTTCGCAAAAGCGGGGAGCCCTATATCATCCATCCGATCCTGGTGGGGGCCATCACGGCGACGATCAGCTCCGACGAGACGATGGTCGTGGCGGCACTGCTGCACGATGTGGTGGAAGACACCGCCTGCACCATCGACGAAATCCGTTCCCGGTTCGGCGAGGATGTGGCCCGCCTGGTCGAAGGGCTCACGAAGATCGTGGAGATCAGAGAAAACGAGCTGATCCCCTCCGGTTCCGACGAAAAGCTGGTCACCTCCGCCCTTACGTTCCGGAAGATGCTGGTCTGCTCCATCGACGATGTCCGCGTCCTGGTCATCAAACTCTGCGACCGCCTCCACAACATGCTGACCCTCGACGCCCTGCCGCCCAAAAAGCAGCACCGCATCGCCGAGGAGACACTGGTGGTCTACGCCCCCATCGCCCACAGGCTCGGCATCGCGGCACTCAAGAACAAGCTGGAGGATCTGAGCTTCTACTACCTCTTCCCCAGAGAGTACGCCAAAATCGACGACTTCGTCACCTCCCACGCCCAGGACTTCCAGATCAAGCTCAACGACTTCATCGCCAAGGTCAAGAGGCTGATGGTCCACAACGGCTTCAAGAAGGACAGCTTCGAAGTCTTCGGCCGGGTGAAGCACTACTACTCGATCTACCTGAAGATGCAGCGCAAGGGGATCTCCATCGACGAGATCCTCGACCTGCTGGCCATTCGGATTCTCGTGCCCCAACCCATCGACTGCTACCGCTCTCTGGGGATTTTGCATCTGCATTTTAAACCCCTCATCGCCCGCTTCAAGGACTATGTGGCCCTGCCCAAGGAGAACGGCTACCAGACGCTGCATACGACGGTTTTCGACGACACCTCCATCATCGAAGCGCAGATCCGCACCTTCGAGATGCACAAAACGGCGGAGTTCGGCATCGCCGCCCACTGGAAGTACAAACTGGACGAAGAGAGCCACGTCAACGTGGAGTGGCTCAGGAACCTGCAGTACCAGAACGAATCGATCGAAGAGTTCTACGAACTGGTCAAGAACGACCTCTACAGCGAAGATATCTCCGTCTTCACCCCCGCAGGGGACCAGATCTCCCTGCCGCGGGGGGCGACGGTGCTTGATTTCGCCTACGCCGTCCATACGCAGGTCGGGGAGCGGGCGACGGCGGCACTGGTCAACAAGAAGGCGGCGACGCTGCTGACGGAGCTGAAAAACGGCGACCTGGTGCGCATCATCACCGCTGACGAGCCCATCTACCACTGCACCTGGATCGACGCGGTCAAAACCTCCCGGGCCAAGAGCCACATGCGGATGCGCTGCAACCAGCGAAGAAAAGAGATCGACCGCATGAGCGCCGTCAACATTCTGATGGCGACCTTCGGAATCAGTGCCGCGGAGACGGAGGCGTGGATCGCCGAACAGGGGGTTGAAGAGCAGATCTACCGCGTCGCGAGGGATGTCACCTTCTACCGGGAGATGGTCAACCGCTTCAACCAGCAGCGAAAGGCGCGCTCCTTCATCCCCAACTTCCTGCCCCGCCCGATGAAAAGCCTCAGGAAGTTCAAATTCGAAAACTTCGTCATTCACGCCGCGGAGCATATCTCCAACGTGGAGTTCGACTACTGCTGCCATCCCAAGCGCAACGACCCCATCGTCGCCTTCCGTTTCGGTCACAAGGCTGTGGTCCACCACAAATTCTGCGAAAAGGCCTACGGGCTCATCGAGAAGCACACGCCGATGCTTTTCGTGGAGTGGAACGAAAACCGCCTCTACCGCTACCGCATCCTCTTTTCGCTCAAGGACGAGAAGGGGGCGCTGGCGAAGCTGCTCGCCTTCCTGGCCAAGATCGACACCAACCTCCTCTCCATCAAACTGGGGGAGGGGACGGCCCAAAGCAACTACTGCGAAATGGTGATCGAGAGCGGCGAGTCGAGCCTCACAAGGCTCCGGTCGCTGCTGGAGCGGCGCTACAAGGTGATCGAAATGGTCAGCCTCAGCGATGCCTACAAACAACACCCATAA
- a CDS encoding DUF503 family protein produces the protein MTLTYATLTIDLPYVSSKKGRRALLNAIKERLSRMNCSVLDLSGEYPKEAVVAVAFLTPTGQDADAKIEAIEQMLASRFPDLEVTIDYEAL, from the coding sequence ATGACCCTGACCTATGCCACGCTGACGATTGACCTGCCCTACGTCTCTTCAAAAAAAGGACGGCGCGCCCTGCTCAATGCCATCAAGGAGCGCCTTTCGAGAATGAACTGCTCTGTGCTCGACCTCTCCGGCGAATACCCCAAAGAGGCCGTTGTCGCCGTCGCCTTTCTCACTCCGACCGGCCAGGATGCCGACGCCAAAATCGAAGCCATCGAGCAGATGCTCGCCTCCCGTTTTCCCGACCTGGAAGTGACGATCGACTACGAAGCGCTCTGA
- a CDS encoding adenylate kinase encodes MKKLFLIIGAPGSGKTTDAEIIAANNPDTIAHFSTGDLLRAEVASGSPLGATIDSYISKGNLVPLEIVIDTIVSAIKKSDKPVILIDGFPRSVEQMKALDEILAKEPDVKLEAVIEVDVSEEVARERVLGRARGADDNEEVFKNRMKVYREPIEAIRKFYKEKGLLHVINGERSIEEIVDEMEKFIKSKI; translated from the coding sequence ATGAAAAAACTGTTCCTCATCATCGGCGCCCCCGGAAGCGGGAAAACGACCGACGCGGAGATCATCGCCGCCAACAACCCCGACACCATCGCCCACTTTTCGACGGGTGACCTGCTTCGTGCGGAAGTGGCCAGCGGTTCGCCCCTGGGCGCGACGATCGACAGCTATATCTCCAAAGGGAACCTGGTTCCGCTCGAAATCGTCATCGACACCATCGTCAGCGCCATCAAAAAGAGTGACAAACCGGTCATCCTCATCGACGGCTTCCCCCGCAGCGTCGAGCAGATGAAAGCCCTGGACGAAATCCTGGCCAAAGAGCCCGATGTGAAGCTCGAAGCGGTCATCGAAGTGGATGTCAGCGAAGAGGTAGCCAGAGAGCGGGTCCTCGGACGCGCCCGGGGCGCCGACGACAACGAAGAGGTCTTCAAAAACCGCATGAAGGTCTACCGTGAACCCATCGAGGCGATCCGCAAATTCTACAAGGAGAAGGGACTCCTTCACGTTATCAACGGCGAGCGCAGCATCGAAGAGATCGTCGACGAGATGGAGAAATTCATCAAGAGCAAGATATAG
- a CDS encoding FAD-dependent oxidoreductase — protein MSGRVVIVGGGVAGATTALVLGALGMKVTLLEREKMPVNGPPFCHLHAGGNLYREIPDAQCLTLLRQSIGFARLFPFAIDARPTLFAIPKEDPGSVETMVRRLETLREAYRKMVEEDPTNGVLGPPDAYFRLFDKSELLALRERRGGEPLDEAQRWLLAVSKQLDLERLKFPLALVREYGINLFRVSAGLALGLKGLAGVDVCYGALVTGIHRREEGGWQIVFERDGKRERIEGAYLVNAAGFRSGLIDDMAGYRRKRLVEFKAAYVCRWEAPGEQWPEIVFHGERNTPRGMAQFTPYAGGHFQLHGMTPHITLFREGLAASTGNSAQPPLPAPFIEKIERGWPERIVRERTRAAIDYVARFLPAFRSAETASAPLYGAQQVPGEDISLRAADVSFEKEGYVRCEIVKVSSVIDMVEAIQEDLVKHGLLLEAVPVLEMENPMAHLPESEIDQRAERIAVMRGYPARMGEILVPCQTCLQTAYSTEETA, from the coding sequence GTGAGCGGGCGCGTCGTCATCGTGGGAGGGGGTGTGGCAGGCGCCACGACGGCGCTGGTTCTGGGGGCGCTGGGTATGAAGGTGACACTGCTGGAGCGGGAGAAGATGCCGGTCAACGGCCCGCCCTTCTGCCACCTGCATGCCGGCGGCAACCTTTACCGGGAGATTCCGGATGCCCAGTGCCTGACGCTGCTGAGGCAGTCGATCGGCTTCGCCCGGCTCTTCCCCTTCGCCATCGACGCGCGGCCGACACTTTTTGCCATACCCAAAGAGGACCCCGGAAGCGTGGAGACGATGGTTCGGCGGCTCGAAACGCTCCGGGAGGCCTACCGGAAAATGGTGGAAGAGGATCCCACCAACGGGGTGCTCGGCCCACCCGACGCGTACTTCAGGCTTTTCGACAAATCGGAGCTGCTTGCGTTGCGCGAAAGAAGAGGCGGCGAACCTCTCGACGAGGCGCAGCGGTGGCTTTTGGCCGTTTCGAAACAGCTGGACCTGGAGCGGCTCAAATTTCCTCTCGCCCTGGTACGTGAATACGGCATCAACCTCTTCAGGGTCTCCGCCGGCCTCGCGCTGGGACTCAAGGGGCTTGCCGGTGTGGATGTGTGCTACGGAGCGCTCGTGACCGGTATCCATCGGCGTGAAGAGGGGGGCTGGCAGATCGTTTTCGAGCGCGATGGCAAAAGGGAGAGGATCGAAGGCGCCTATCTGGTCAACGCCGCGGGCTTTCGCAGCGGCCTCATCGACGACATGGCCGGGTACCGGCGCAAACGCTTGGTGGAGTTCAAGGCGGCCTATGTCTGCCGATGGGAGGCTCCCGGCGAGCAGTGGCCGGAGATTGTCTTTCACGGAGAGAGGAATACGCCACGGGGGATGGCCCAGTTCACCCCTTACGCCGGCGGCCATTTCCAGCTTCACGGCATGACGCCCCACATCACCCTCTTCAGGGAGGGGTTGGCCGCCAGTACCGGGAACAGCGCCCAGCCGCCGCTTCCCGCCCCTTTCATCGAGAAGATCGAACGGGGATGGCCCGAAAGGATCGTAAGGGAGAGGACCCGGGCCGCCATCGATTACGTGGCCCGCTTCCTGCCCGCCTTCAGAAGTGCCGAAACCGCATCGGCCCCCCTCTACGGGGCCCAGCAGGTGCCCGGGGAGGACATCTCCCTGCGGGCGGCGGATGTCTCGTTCGAGAAAGAGGGGTATGTCCGGTGCGAAATCGTCAAAGTTTCGTCGGTTATCGATATGGTCGAAGCGATCCAGGAGGACCTGGTGAAACATGGCCTGCTTTTAGAAGCGGTGCCGGTTTTGGAGATGGAGAACCCTATGGCGCATCTGCCGGAAAGCGAGATCGATCAACGTGCCGAACGCATCGCGGTAATGCGCGGCTACCCGGCACGGATGGGCGAGATTCTCGTTCCCTGCCAAACCTGCCTGCAAACGGCGTATTCAACGGAGGAAACTGCATGA
- the tyrS gene encoding tyrosine--tRNA ligase, with protein MSQKEKIEEALNEIKRGAAEIITDDQIEKLVTRYYETGEPYYVKAGFDPTAPDLHLGHTVLLQKLAAFQKYGGIVQFLIGDFTGMIGDPTGKSQTRKKLTREEVQENAKSYEAQVFKILDPEKTVVVFNSEWLGKLSSYEMIELASKRTVARMLERDDFEKRFKSGQDISLYEFFYPLFQGYDSVVLKSDIEIGGTDQKFNLLMGRHLQRAYDVGKEQVVLMMPILEGLDGVQKMSKSLGNFIGVTEEPNVMFAKLMSISDELMWRYYELLSGRSLGEIERMKADVESGAIHPKRAKEMLAEEIVARYHDEAAAKAACEEFNKVFKQKNLPTDMPEYEIEGPIWIAKALVEAKLEPSTSQARRDLQAGAVRIDQEKVSDKDLQLEAGEYILQVGKKKFAKVKVV; from the coding sequence ATGTCCCAAAAAGAGAAAATCGAAGAAGCTTTGAACGAGATCAAGCGGGGAGCCGCGGAGATCATCACCGACGACCAGATAGAGAAGCTGGTGACACGCTATTACGAAACGGGCGAGCCCTACTACGTCAAGGCCGGTTTCGACCCCACGGCCCCCGACCTGCACCTGGGCCACACGGTGCTGCTGCAGAAACTCGCCGCCTTTCAGAAGTACGGCGGCATCGTCCAGTTTCTCATCGGCGATTTCACGGGGATGATCGGCGACCCGACGGGCAAGAGCCAGACGCGCAAGAAACTGACACGAGAAGAGGTGCAGGAGAACGCCAAAAGCTACGAAGCCCAGGTCTTCAAGATCCTCGACCCGGAAAAGACCGTCGTTGTCTTCAACTCCGAGTGGCTGGGAAAACTGAGCAGCTACGAAATGATCGAACTGGCCTCCAAGCGGACCGTGGCGCGGATGCTGGAGAGGGACGACTTCGAAAAACGTTTCAAGAGCGGCCAGGACATCTCCCTCTACGAGTTTTTCTATCCGCTTTTTCAGGGGTACGACAGCGTGGTGCTCAAAAGCGACATCGAGATCGGCGGCACCGACCAGAAGTTCAACCTGCTGATGGGGCGGCACCTGCAGCGTGCCTACGATGTGGGCAAGGAGCAGGTGGTGCTCATGATGCCGATTCTCGAAGGGCTCGACGGGGTGCAGAAGATGAGCAAATCCCTGGGCAATTTCATCGGCGTCACCGAAGAGCCCAACGTCATGTTCGCCAAGCTCATGAGCATCAGCGACGAGCTGATGTGGCGCTACTACGAACTGCTGAGCGGCCGATCTCTGGGCGAGATAGAGCGGATGAAAGCAGATGTCGAAAGCGGCGCGATCCATCCCAAGCGGGCCAAGGAGATGCTGGCCGAGGAGATCGTCGCCCGCTACCACGACGAAGCGGCGGCGAAAGCGGCCTGCGAAGAGTTCAACAAGGTCTTCAAACAGAAAAACCTGCCCACCGATATGCCCGAATACGAGATCGAAGGGCCCATTTGGATCGCCAAGGCGCTGGTGGAAGCGAAACTGGAGCCCTCCACCTCCCAGGCGAGGCGCGACCTGCAGGCGGGCGCCGTGCGGATCGATCAGGAGAAGGTGAGTGACAAAGACTTGCAATTGGAAGCCGGAGAGTATATACTTCAGGTAGGAAAAAAGAAATTTGCGAAAGTGAAGGTCGTGTAG
- a CDS encoding N-acetylmuramoyl-L-alanine amidase encodes MKGLLDGDKALQLKSLQGLIQASQKLGLDPTRYRNALRILQPESTAVKRSAAKSSTTPAATPRPPAGKAKASIEKVPAGAKPVTIRTAGVKGGKLVLTFGEALPEGAVRHFVLKKRLNYLYVFDLKPTKLPYSIKRIKGAGFKEIRIAQYDPRKVRVVIETMKRYKPVYEIGKGRFSVTLPGYVPAKPVPKGHRPTPAKAAAPKPEKPKAVLPKAAAKPSSSLPPIPLRRYTVVIDPGHGGKDSGAVGFNHRKEKNAVLAVAKRLRTILQKRGFRVYMTRSTDIFIPLKRRTRYANRKGADFFISIHANAAPNRRSATKHHGLETYFLSPARSARAKRVAAIENSAEIKNIDRYTKEAYLSMLNRAKIIESNKLAIDLQRQMLTSLRSRYKVVDNGVRKAPFWVLVGAQMPAVLIEIGYITHPVEGPHLFNSTYQRLLAEGIANGLESYIIHNQ; translated from the coding sequence ATGAAGGGACTGCTGGACGGGGACAAGGCACTTCAGCTGAAATCCCTGCAGGGGCTCATTCAGGCTTCCCAAAAACTGGGGCTCGACCCGACACGCTACCGAAACGCCCTGCGTATCCTGCAGCCTGAAAGCACTGCCGTAAAAAGATCTGCCGCCAAATCATCTACCACGCCTGCCGCCACGCCAAGACCACCTGCCGGAAAGGCGAAAGCCTCCATCGAAAAAGTCCCGGCCGGGGCAAAGCCCGTCACCATCCGCACGGCGGGCGTCAAGGGCGGGAAGCTCGTTCTGACCTTCGGCGAAGCGTTGCCCGAAGGGGCCGTGAGGCACTTTGTGCTGAAAAAGCGCCTCAACTACCTCTACGTCTTCGACCTGAAGCCGACGAAGCTTCCCTACTCCATCAAGCGCATCAAGGGGGCAGGGTTCAAAGAGATCCGCATCGCCCAGTACGACCCGCGAAAGGTGCGGGTCGTCATCGAAACGATGAAACGGTACAAACCGGTCTATGAAATTGGCAAAGGGCGCTTCAGTGTGACACTGCCCGGCTATGTGCCGGCAAAACCGGTGCCGAAAGGGCATCGGCCCACCCCTGCCAAAGCCGCTGCGCCCAAACCGGAAAAGCCCAAAGCCGTCTTGCCCAAAGCCGCTGCCAAACCCTCTTCGTCTTTGCCGCCCATCCCGCTTCGACGCTATACCGTGGTCATCGACCCGGGCCACGGCGGGAAGGATTCGGGCGCGGTGGGTTTCAACCACCGCAAAGAGAAAAATGCGGTGCTGGCGGTGGCGAAGCGGCTGAGAACGATACTGCAGAAGCGGGGATTTCGTGTCTACATGACGCGCAGCACCGATATCTTCATCCCCCTCAAACGCAGGACGCGCTATGCCAACCGCAAAGGGGCCGACTTCTTCATCTCCATCCACGCCAACGCCGCCCCCAACCGAAGAAGCGCCACCAAACATCACGGCCTGGAGACCTACTTCCTCTCTCCTGCCAGGAGTGCGCGGGCGAAGCGGGTCGCCGCCATCGAGAACAGCGCCGAAATCAAAAATATCGACCGCTACACGAAAGAGGCCTACCTGAGCATGCTCAACCGGGCGAAGATCATCGAGTCCAACAAACTCGCCATCGACCTTCAGCGGCAGATGCTCACCTCCCTTCGAAGCAGATACAAGGTCGTCGACAACGGCGTGCGCAAAGCCCCCTTCTGGGTGCTCGTCGGCGCCCAGATGCCTGCGGTGCTCATCGAAATAGGCTACATCACCCATCCGGTGGAGGGGCCGCACCTCTTCAATTCGACCTACCAGAGGCTTCTGGCCGAAGGCATCGCCAACGGCCTGGAAAGCTACATCATCCACAACCAATAG